The Haloplanus salinarum genome includes a region encoding these proteins:
- the tsaA gene encoding tRNA (N6-threonylcarbamoyladenosine(37)-N6)-methyltransferase TrmO, with translation MDNVDLTLRPVGVAHTPYDTPDAAPHQGFADDADAEIEIFDEYADALAGIADAIRITVVYWAHLADRTSGTQSDGPGAFARRSPNRPNPLSICVCTVYDIDGQRLEVGGLDAVDGSPVLDLKPSLQTER, from the coding sequence ATGGACAACGTTGACCTGACACTACGCCCGGTCGGCGTGGCACACACGCCGTACGACACGCCGGATGCTGCGCCCCACCAAGGGTTCGCCGACGACGCCGACGCCGAGATAGAGATTTTCGACGAGTACGCCGACGCGCTGGCTGGCATCGCCGACGCGATTCGCATAACGGTCGTCTACTGGGCCCACTTGGCTGACCGGACGAGTGGCACGCAGTCGGACGGGCCCGGAGCCTTCGCCCGCCGCTCACCGAATCGGCCGAACCCGCTGAGTATCTGCGTGTGTACGGTGTACGATATCGACGGACAACGGCTCGAAGTCGGTGGTCTCGACGCAGTGGACGGCTCGCCGGTCCTCGATCTGAAACCCAGCCTCCAGACGGAACGGTAG
- a CDS encoding nickel-dependent hydrogenase large subunit, whose protein sequence is MFENLPITRADDGSYRTVDGGTFRVDETHRSTADRVADMTGDDAAVHPDGAGLSEADPERDQQLHDIDIDPVTRVAGSLAFHANVDLEERTVREAHAQATLFRGYEIILEGRDPRDAIDLSSRACGVCGAVHSICSSMALEMALPVEPPPMGVWARNMGQAAAFLYDNSLHLHLLAGPDYSAAMMADTNPDLLATARETAAPHADIHGYETVGEIMEGLNPLEGDLYLSALEKTRDARQMASLMLGKYPHPSTIAPGGVTTTLSRSSFTQFYTRLDDMFDWAKQVAYLWDDLMDFMLEEQSGFEHVGEHPKNMIGTGVYDDPDVYNARYEDADEWGNARLATPGVIVDGELVTTNLTELDMGMEEFVDHAYYEDWTDEAVPFETSPAGDPLSPYHPWNKETRPKPDGKSWRERYTWGTAPRWDRHTMECCPHARLWITALAEEVDNPFIRPTGDGIEFDLPEAELEEMTLRWDVPDRLNAAERLRGKAYALAHHALVCYTGFIESLELLKQGEDAVHNEFSIPKRGTQRGVGFWEAGRGFLTHHLTLEDGLIDNYQIVTPSTWNSSPTGPFGQSGPFEVGAMNTPILEDFDGEEDFSAIDILRGVRSFDPCMPCTVHMYTAGGDDVISENVTMTTCGCSTGSDDKPAEVTLREMLADD, encoded by the coding sequence ATGTTCGAGAATTTGCCGATAACGCGGGCCGACGACGGATCATACCGAACGGTCGACGGCGGCACGTTCCGCGTCGACGAAACACACCGCTCGACGGCCGACCGGGTCGCCGACATGACCGGCGACGACGCCGCGGTTCACCCCGACGGTGCCGGGTTGAGCGAAGCCGATCCGGAGCGCGACCAACAACTCCACGACATCGACATCGACCCCGTGACGCGGGTCGCCGGCTCACTCGCGTTCCACGCCAACGTCGACTTGGAGGAGCGGACCGTTCGCGAGGCACACGCACAGGCGACGCTGTTCCGGGGCTACGAGATCATTCTCGAGGGCCGCGACCCCCGTGATGCCATCGACCTCTCGAGTCGAGCGTGCGGGGTGTGTGGGGCCGTCCACTCCATCTGTTCGTCCATGGCACTCGAGATGGCGCTGCCAGTCGAACCGCCGCCGATGGGGGTCTGGGCACGGAACATGGGGCAAGCCGCCGCTTTCCTCTACGACAACTCCCTCCACCTGCACCTGTTGGCGGGACCGGACTACTCGGCGGCGATGATGGCGGATACGAACCCCGATCTGCTCGCGACGGCCCGCGAGACGGCGGCGCCCCACGCCGATATTCACGGCTACGAGACGGTCGGCGAGATTATGGAGGGATTGAATCCACTGGAAGGCGACCTGTATCTCTCGGCACTCGAGAAGACACGCGACGCCCGCCAGATGGCGTCGCTCATGCTCGGCAAGTATCCACATCCGTCGACTATCGCTCCAGGTGGCGTGACGACGACCCTCTCGCGGTCCTCGTTCACGCAGTTCTACACCCGCTTAGACGATATGTTCGACTGGGCGAAGCAGGTGGCCTACCTGTGGGACGACCTCATGGACTTCATGCTCGAAGAGCAGTCCGGATTCGAGCACGTCGGCGAACATCCGAAAAACATGATCGGAACCGGCGTCTACGACGATCCAGACGTCTACAACGCCCGGTACGAAGATGCCGACGAGTGGGGGAACGCTCGACTCGCGACGCCGGGAGTCATCGTCGACGGCGAGCTGGTGACGACCAACCTGACGGAACTCGACATGGGGATGGAAGAGTTCGTCGACCACGCCTACTACGAGGACTGGACAGACGAGGCAGTCCCGTTCGAAACGTCACCAGCCGGCGATCCGCTCAGTCCGTACCACCCGTGGAACAAAGAAACGCGGCCGAAACCGGACGGGAAGTCTTGGCGGGAACGGTACACGTGGGGCACGGCGCCGCGCTGGGACCGCCACACGATGGAGTGCTGTCCCCACGCCCGTCTGTGGATCACCGCTCTCGCCGAGGAGGTCGACAATCCCTTCATCCGACCAACCGGCGATGGCATCGAGTTCGACCTGCCGGAGGCGGAACTCGAAGAGATGACGCTTCGGTGGGACGTTCCGGACCGCCTCAACGCCGCCGAGCGACTCCGCGGAAAAGCCTACGCGCTGGCCCACCACGCGCTCGTGTGTTATACGGGCTTCATCGAGTCCCTCGAATTGTTGAAACAGGGCGAGGACGCCGTTCACAACGAGTTCTCGATCCCGAAGCGCGGCACCCAGCGAGGGGTGGGATTCTGGGAGGCCGGCCGTGGGTTCCTCACTCACCACCTCACCCTCGAAGACGGTCTCATCGATAACTACCAGATCGTTACGCCGAGTACGTGGAACTCGTCGCCGACCGGTCCGTTCGGACAGTCCGGCCCCTTCGAAGTCGGGGCGATGAACACCCCGATCCTCGAGGACTTCGACGGAGAGGAGGACTTCTCGGCGATCGATATCCTTCGCGGCGTCCGGAGTTTCGATCCGTGTATGCCCTGTACAGTCCATATGTACACGGCCGGCGGGGACGACGTCATCAGCGAGAACGTGACGATGACGACCTGTGGCTGTTCGACCGGCTCGGACGACAAACCGGCCGAGGTCACGCTGAGAGAGATGCTCGCCGACGACTGA
- a CDS encoding DUF7124 domain-containing protein: MTLVFRAAALAELSDPPAAVEDANRWTRYVGIVADESPTALLAELDRRDVAVDFVGEDPIADLASVRQRFPTERHVFVGRSDEDRRTARSLGLEFLPLSEAAEKAGWARHSKE, from the coding sequence ATGACGCTCGTGTTCCGGGCTGCCGCACTGGCGGAGCTATCGGACCCGCCCGCGGCGGTGGAGGACGCGAACCGCTGGACCAGGTACGTCGGTATCGTCGCCGACGAATCACCGACGGCGCTCCTCGCTGAGCTGGACCGTCGAGACGTGGCGGTCGACTTCGTCGGCGAGGATCCGATCGCCGACCTCGCGAGCGTTCGCCAGCGATTTCCGACGGAGCGTCACGTCTTCGTCGGCCGATCGGACGAGGACCGACGCACCGCACGGTCGCTCGGCTTGGAGTTCCTTCCGCTCAGCGAGGCGGCTGAAAAGGCCGGGTGGGCGCGTCACTCCAAGGAGTAG
- the hypD gene encoding hydrogenase formation protein HypD produces MSDREPVPGGPTGGVAGPSDGENVLEFRDPEKADALAQRAEELVADIDADEVSIMHVCGSHEQSIAKFGLRSMLPDGLDLRMGPGCPVCVTDMPEVDEAVALANAGLTITTYGDMLHVPGTAASLSDARAAGADVRVVYSAAEAVDIAEGTDDDVVFFATGFETTAAPTAAIVRDDPPENFWVLSAHKYVPPAMEVVAAMPETDVDGFLAAGNAATITGWGLFEELVDETDTPITVGGFEPLDILAGLVVLLRDIRDGEVTVRNAYPRCVTERGNEPAQNQLWDVFTTESGEWRGIAHIPDANLVLQDEYAHVNAREQFEIDTASLAASDSSLVDDCICGDIMAGRADPTDCDMFGEECTPEDPVGACMVSSEGTCKIWHEYGGRPDL; encoded by the coding sequence ATGTCTGATCGTGAGCCAGTTCCCGGGGGGCCGACCGGTGGCGTGGCGGGGCCGAGCGACGGCGAGAACGTCCTCGAGTTCCGTGACCCCGAGAAGGCGGACGCGCTGGCCCAGCGAGCCGAGGAACTCGTCGCGGACATCGACGCGGACGAGGTCAGCATCATGCACGTCTGTGGCAGCCACGAGCAGTCCATCGCCAAGTTCGGCCTCCGGAGTATGCTCCCCGACGGACTGGATCTCCGCATGGGGCCGGGCTGTCCGGTGTGTGTAACCGACATGCCGGAAGTCGACGAAGCGGTCGCACTGGCGAACGCCGGCCTCACCATCACGACCTACGGCGACATGCTCCACGTTCCCGGGACGGCCGCCTCGTTGAGCGACGCTCGGGCAGCGGGGGCGGACGTCCGGGTCGTCTACAGCGCCGCCGAAGCGGTCGACATCGCCGAAGGGACGGACGACGACGTCGTCTTCTTCGCGACGGGATTCGAGACGACCGCGGCGCCGACCGCGGCGATCGTCAGGGACGACCCGCCTGAGAACTTCTGGGTGCTGAGCGCCCACAAGTACGTTCCGCCCGCTATGGAGGTCGTGGCTGCGATGCCCGAAACCGACGTCGACGGGTTCCTCGCGGCCGGGAACGCGGCCACGATCACCGGCTGGGGGCTGTTCGAGGAACTCGTCGACGAGACCGACACGCCGATCACCGTGGGAGGATTCGAGCCACTCGACATTCTCGCGGGCCTCGTCGTGCTGTTGCGAGACATCCGTGACGGGGAGGTGACGGTCCGAAACGCCTACCCGCGGTGTGTCACCGAACGGGGCAACGAACCCGCACAGAATCAGCTGTGGGACGTCTTCACGACCGAGAGCGGCGAGTGGCGCGGGATCGCACACATCCCCGACGCCAATCTCGTCCTCCAAGACGAGTACGCGCACGTGAACGCACGCGAGCAGTTCGAGATAGACACCGCGTCGCTCGCTGCGAGCGACTCGTCGCTCGTTGACGACTGTATCTGCGGCGATATCATGGCCGGGCGCGCCGACCCGACGGACTGTGATATGTTCGGCGAGGAGTGTACCCCCGAAGACCCCGTCGGTGCGTGTATGGTTTCGAGCGAAGGGACCTGTAAGATCTGGCACGAGTACGGTGGGCGCCCCGATCTATGA
- the hypF gene encoding carbamoyltransferase HypF gives MKRAHVQVDGVVQSVGFRPFVYRTAVDLGLRGCVRNLGDAGVSVTLEGPGDRIDAFLQELETNPPPLATVERVTVDTEPVTEYSYESFSIVDSEDRGAGGGTVPPDTAVCEACLADIRNPSSRFHDYWATACVDCGPRFTVIEELPYDRETTSMAAFPLCSDCADAYASPSDRRYHAQAIACPSCGPQLAFQPHDRSVDPPAVGERTGVDPLPKRSSLVEGDGRSLDAAARTLDEGGIVAVKGIGGAHLACDATRPDAVSTLRDRTGRPAKPFAVMVPSMDDVATVASASSTEREWLRSARRPIVVLDRCGDALASNLAPGLHTVGVMLPYSGVHHLLFDRVDDPIVVTSANRPGLPMQSSNRAILEQLWDVADGSLLHTRRIVQRCDDSVVRAVGGSRTLLRRSRGYAPLPVAAPTADDADVLAVGPERDVTAAVLSGDECYLTQHVGAVTDRETFRFLQAAIDHLLALTGTERPSVVAHDAHPSFRTTEYAADRTADRTVAVQHHHAHAASVLMEHDCPRAVCITADGVGYGPDGTVWGGEVLDVTLTDADRVAGLAPVPMPGGDRATEFPVRSLVGLLYDREGVDIQALVDALDWSPPNADEPRVIEQQLEADVNTPVTTSAGRFLDAVAALADICHERTYEGEPAMRLEAAATDGTPRDVTVPYTTADGRPVVDTPQVAELLVELRRDGTHATDVAATAQRFLADGLADLAVDAAAERGIDAVGFTGGVAYNDAISRRIRQRVRDAGLAYLDNDAVPPGDGGVAYGQAGVAAATVRDGGVDS, from the coding sequence ATGAAACGCGCTCACGTACAGGTAGACGGCGTCGTCCAGAGCGTCGGATTCCGACCGTTCGTCTACCGCACTGCAGTCGATCTCGGACTGCGGGGCTGCGTGCGCAATCTCGGGGACGCCGGTGTCAGCGTGACGCTCGAAGGCCCCGGTGACCGGATCGACGCCTTCCTCCAAGAGCTCGAGACGAACCCCCCACCGCTCGCGACGGTCGAAAGGGTCACCGTCGATACAGAACCCGTGACCGAGTACAGCTACGAGTCGTTCTCGATCGTGGACTCCGAAGACCGAGGCGCCGGTGGCGGCACCGTTCCTCCGGACACGGCCGTCTGTGAGGCCTGTTTAGCCGACATCCGGAATCCGTCGTCGCGGTTTCACGACTACTGGGCGACGGCCTGCGTGGACTGTGGTCCCCGGTTCACCGTGATCGAGGAGTTGCCGTACGACCGCGAGACGACGTCGATGGCGGCGTTCCCGCTCTGCTCGGACTGCGCCGACGCGTACGCCTCCCCCTCGGATCGACGGTACCACGCCCAAGCCATCGCCTGCCCGTCCTGTGGGCCGCAGTTGGCTTTTCAGCCACACGACCGCAGTGTCGACCCTCCAGCCGTCGGCGAGCGGACCGGCGTCGACCCGCTCCCGAAGCGGTCGTCACTCGTCGAGGGCGACGGCCGGTCGCTCGACGCCGCGGCCCGGACACTCGACGAGGGAGGAATCGTCGCGGTCAAAGGCATCGGCGGCGCGCACCTCGCCTGCGACGCAACCCGTCCGGACGCCGTCTCGACGCTCCGAGACCGAACTGGGCGGCCGGCGAAACCGTTCGCGGTCATGGTCCCGTCGATGGACGACGTCGCGACGGTAGCGTCCGCCTCGTCGACCGAACGCGAGTGGCTTCGATCCGCGCGCCGACCCATCGTCGTTCTCGACCGGTGTGGGGACGCCCTCGCGTCGAACCTCGCACCCGGGCTCCACACCGTCGGCGTCATGCTGCCGTACAGCGGCGTCCACCACCTCCTGTTCGATCGCGTCGACGACCCGATCGTCGTGACGTCGGCCAACCGCCCCGGATTGCCGATGCAGTCCTCGAATCGAGCGATTCTCGAACAGCTCTGGGACGTGGCGGACGGGTCGCTACTCCACACTCGCCGGATCGTGCAGCGGTGTGACGACTCGGTCGTCAGAGCCGTCGGTGGGAGTCGGACGTTGCTCAGGCGGTCGCGCGGATACGCCCCGCTGCCCGTTGCAGCCCCGACAGCCGACGATGCGGACGTGCTCGCCGTCGGACCGGAGCGAGACGTCACCGCGGCCGTACTCTCCGGCGACGAGTGTTACCTCACACAGCACGTCGGGGCCGTGACCGACCGCGAAACGTTCCGATTTCTGCAGGCGGCGATCGACCACTTGCTCGCGCTCACCGGCACCGAGCGTCCGTCGGTCGTCGCCCACGACGCACACCCGTCGTTTCGAACCACGGAGTACGCGGCCGACCGCACCGCGGACCGGACCGTCGCCGTGCAGCATCATCACGCTCACGCCGCCAGCGTGCTCATGGAACACGACTGTCCACGCGCGGTGTGTATCACTGCCGACGGCGTCGGGTACGGCCCGGACGGAACCGTCTGGGGGGGCGAAGTGCTCGACGTGACCCTCACCGACGCGGACCGGGTTGCTGGGCTCGCTCCCGTCCCGATGCCCGGTGGGGACCGGGCGACCGAGTTCCCGGTCCGGTCGCTCGTCGGCCTCCTGTACGACCGGGAAGGCGTCGATATTCAGGCGCTCGTCGACGCTCTTGACTGGTCGCCCCCGAACGCAGACGAACCGCGCGTCATCGAACAGCAACTCGAGGCCGACGTCAATACGCCCGTGACGACGAGCGCCGGTCGGTTTCTGGACGCGGTCGCCGCACTCGCCGACATCTGTCACGAGCGAACGTACGAGGGCGAACCCGCGATGCGTCTGGAGGCGGCTGCGACCGACGGCACACCTCGCGACGTCACGGTGCCGTACACGACGGCCGACGGCCGACCGGTCGTCGACACGCCGCAGGTGGCCGAACTACTCGTGGAACTGCGGCGGGACGGCACGCACGCGACGGACGTGGCCGCGACCGCTCAGCGGTTCCTGGCCGACGGCTTGGCGGACCTGGCCGTCGACGCTGCGGCCGAACGCGGCATCGACGCCGTCGGATTTACCGGCGGGGTGGCGTACAACGACGCGATCAGTCGCCGAATCCGTCAGCGGGTCCGGGACGCCGGCCTCGCGTATCTGGACAACGACGCCGTCCCACCGGGTGATGGCGGGGTCGCGTACGGACAGGCCGGCGTCGCGGCCGCGACGGTGCGAGATGGCGGCGTGGACTCGTAA
- a CDS encoding hydrogenase maturation protease — MEILVACMGNLLRGDDGFGVAVADALRDRDFPPSVDVVEVGISGVSMAQELLDDYDAFVLVDAMETGDDPGTVSVSRASVPDIDQYSDREIAGFAADMHQTDPSKILVLGEALGVLPDVVVVVGCEPTETDELTDRLSRPVREAVPEGADQVERIVDELVHQ, encoded by the coding sequence ATGGAGATACTGGTCGCGTGTATGGGCAATCTCCTACGCGGCGACGATGGATTCGGCGTGGCAGTGGCGGATGCGCTCCGTGACCGGGACTTTCCGCCGTCGGTCGACGTCGTCGAGGTCGGAATTTCTGGCGTCAGTATGGCACAGGAGTTACTCGACGACTACGACGCGTTCGTCCTCGTCGATGCGATGGAAACGGGCGACGACCCCGGAACGGTCAGTGTCAGCCGAGCGTCAGTTCCGGATATCGACCAGTACTCCGACCGCGAGATTGCGGGCTTTGCGGCGGACATGCACCAGACCGATCCATCGAAAATCCTCGTGTTGGGCGAGGCGCTCGGCGTCCTGCCGGATGTCGTCGTCGTGGTCGGCTGTGAGCCGACCGAGACCGACGAACTCACCGACCGATTGAGCCGCCCCGTCCGCGAGGCGGTGCCGGAAGGCGCCGATCAGGTCGAACGGATCGTCGACGAACTCGTTCACCAGTGA
- a CDS encoding hydrogenase small subunit has product MSAGGKPPEADAASEPTELDAIDVFWLPGEACDGCSISTLGATDPPIEDLLRGHVPHLPQINLHHHELAVESGTAYVDGMRDAVAGERDPYIVVVEGSVPNERLIDGDGYWVSMGKDEQGDPIRTVDWLDRLAPGAAAVVAIGTCATWGGVPAAQGNVTDAMGTMDYLGRDYRSELGLPVINVPGCAPVGDNFIETVAHLLLHVGGFGPPPELDELGRPTWLFGETVHRNCERGSYYEEGDFAEEYGSEKCLVSKGCWGPTVKCNMPSRRNIEGVGGCMNMGGKCIGCTMPGFPDKFTPFFKKPPGSKVSTVSSSILGGIMSKLRQKSMKNLDTSTRWENPGLTERMYQWQLKRGSNYDPDRGLERRPGGKTGDD; this is encoded by the coding sequence ATGAGTGCAGGTGGCAAACCGCCGGAGGCCGACGCCGCCTCCGAACCGACGGAACTCGACGCTATCGACGTGTTCTGGCTCCCCGGGGAAGCCTGCGACGGCTGTTCGATATCGACGCTCGGGGCGACGGACCCACCGATCGAGGACCTCCTCCGTGGACACGTCCCGCATCTGCCACAAATAAACCTTCACCACCACGAACTGGCCGTCGAATCCGGGACCGCATACGTCGACGGGATGCGGGATGCCGTCGCCGGCGAACGTGACCCGTACATCGTCGTCGTCGAGGGGAGCGTTCCGAACGAACGGCTCATCGACGGCGACGGCTACTGGGTGTCGATGGGGAAAGACGAGCAGGGCGACCCGATCCGAACCGTCGACTGGCTCGACAGGCTGGCACCCGGCGCCGCAGCCGTCGTCGCCATCGGAACGTGTGCGACGTGGGGAGGTGTCCCGGCCGCCCAAGGGAACGTCACGGACGCGATGGGGACGATGGACTATCTGGGTCGAGACTACCGGAGCGAACTGGGCCTCCCGGTGATCAACGTGCCCGGCTGTGCGCCCGTCGGGGACAACTTCATCGAAACGGTCGCCCATCTTCTCTTACACGTCGGCGGATTCGGGCCACCGCCCGAACTCGACGAACTCGGGCGGCCGACGTGGCTCTTCGGCGAAACGGTCCACCGGAACTGTGAGCGTGGATCGTACTACGAAGAAGGCGACTTCGCCGAGGAGTACGGAAGCGAAAAGTGCCTCGTCAGCAAGGGGTGCTGGGGACCGACAGTCAAATGTAACATGCCCTCCCGCCGAAACATCGAGGGTGTCGGCGGGTGTATGAACATGGGAGGCAAGTGCATCGGCTGCACGATGCCCGGATTCCCGGACAAGTTCACGCCGTTTTTCAAAAAGCCGCCGGGATCGAAAGTATCGACCGTCAGCTCCTCGATACTGGGAGGAATCATGTCTAAACTCCGACAAAAATCGATGAAGAACCTCGATACGTCGACCCGGTGGGAGAACCCCGGGCTAACCGAGCGGATGTACCAGTGGCAGCTCAAACGCGGCTCGAACTACGACCCCGACCGCGGACTCGAACGCCGACCCGGAGGGAAGACGGGAGACGACTGA
- a CDS encoding winged helix-turn-helix transcriptional regulator codes for MAENGCGCCTPNVSTGMTCYCPIDELLDVASRKHTLAIISLLANDGPKRHSEIADVLDVNSSSVLANRLRELTEVGLLQRRSYDRVPPHVEYSLTADGRAFEQRLRPLLAWATSDGVPTNPE; via the coding sequence ATGGCAGAAAACGGGTGTGGGTGCTGTACGCCGAACGTCTCGACAGGGATGACCTGCTACTGCCCCATTGACGAGTTGCTGGACGTCGCGAGCCGGAAACACACGCTTGCGATCATCAGTCTGCTCGCAAACGACGGTCCCAAGCGCCACTCGGAAATCGCCGACGTGCTCGATGTGAACAGTTCCTCTGTCCTCGCGAACCGGCTGCGCGAACTGACCGAGGTTGGCCTCCTCCAACGGCGGAGTTACGACCGCGTCCCGCCCCACGTCGAGTACTCGCTCACCGCCGATGGCCGGGCGTTCGAGCAACGGCTTCGACCCCTGCTGGCGTGGGCGACCAGCGACGGCGTGCCCACTAACCCGGAGTAA
- the hypE gene encoding hydrogenase expression/formation protein HypE codes for MTDEEFDSDAVVTLEQGAGGKAMRDLVSEVLTAGLPDDSLDIGREAMDDGAVVPIGDRNVVFTTDSHVVHPPFFPGGDIGRLAVSGTVNDLAVMGATDVRALSSAVVVEAGYAESDLERIADSMARTCREADAAIVTGDTKVMGHGDLDGIVVNTTGVGVADHVVGDDGLSPDDVLVSTGEVGRHGVALLAEREGIDFGTTVESDVRPINGVVDRALSVAGADITAMKDPTRMGLAGAASEMATKGGVGIELRQDRIPVPSDVKGASEMLGLNPLQIANEGIALLGVRPTAAADVLAALRSHPDGQDAAAIGKAIDDEHGRVLLDTGLGTRYLREPATEPAPRIC; via the coding sequence ATGACCGACGAGGAGTTCGACTCCGACGCGGTCGTAACGCTCGAACAGGGGGCCGGCGGCAAGGCGATGCGCGACCTGGTTTCGGAGGTGCTCACCGCCGGTCTCCCCGACGACTCTCTTGACATCGGACGCGAGGCGATGGACGACGGCGCAGTCGTGCCGATCGGCGATCGAAACGTGGTCTTCACGACGGATAGTCACGTCGTCCACCCGCCGTTTTTTCCCGGTGGGGACATCGGCCGACTCGCCGTCTCGGGGACCGTCAACGACCTCGCAGTCATGGGTGCGACGGACGTCCGAGCGCTCTCGAGTGCCGTCGTCGTCGAGGCCGGCTACGCCGAATCGGACCTCGAACGGATCGCGGACTCGATGGCGCGGACGTGCCGCGAGGCCGACGCCGCAATCGTCACCGGGGACACCAAAGTGATGGGCCACGGTGACCTCGACGGCATCGTCGTCAACACGACCGGTGTCGGCGTGGCCGACCACGTCGTCGGCGACGACGGCCTCTCCCCGGACGACGTGCTCGTGAGTACCGGTGAGGTCGGGCGCCACGGCGTCGCACTACTCGCGGAGCGTGAAGGGATCGACTTCGGGACGACGGTGGAGTCGGACGTACGGCCGATAAACGGCGTGGTCGACCGTGCGTTGTCGGTCGCTGGGGCGGACATCACGGCGATGAAAGATCCGACGCGGATGGGATTGGCCGGCGCCGCGAGCGAGATGGCGACCAAAGGCGGCGTCGGGATCGAACTCAGACAGGACCGGATTCCCGTCCCCTCGGACGTGAAGGGGGCCAGCGAAATGCTCGGCCTGAACCCGCTTCAGATCGCAAACGAGGGGATCGCACTCCTCGGCGTCAGACCGACGGCGGCGGCGGACGTGCTCGCGGCGCTTCGCTCGCATCCCGACGGCCAAGACGCCGCAGCCATCGGGAAAGCCATCGACGACGAACACGGGCGCGTCCTCCTCGATACGGGTCTGGGGACGCGGTACTTGCGCGAACCGGCGACCGAACCAGCACCACGAATCTGCTGA
- a CDS encoding HypC/HybG/HupF family hydrogenase formation chaperone, whose product MCLGVPGQVTQVDGLTADVDFWGVEKEVRLDTVDEPVEPGDYILNHVGFAIRRIPESEIDETLTLYESMMGGGPDDMLREDLIDEVEAAGSTPSASGAPPGDEGAEPADAEDAEDLLEELDIDV is encoded by the coding sequence ATGTGTCTCGGAGTGCCCGGGCAGGTCACACAGGTCGACGGCCTCACCGCCGACGTCGACTTCTGGGGCGTCGAGAAGGAAGTCCGGCTGGACACGGTAGACGAACCGGTCGAACCTGGCGACTACATCCTCAACCACGTCGGGTTCGCGATCCGTCGAATTCCCGAGTCGGAGATCGACGAGACGCTGACGCTCTACGAATCGATGATGGGGGGTGGGCCGGACGACATGCTCCGGGAGGACCTCATCGACGAAGTCGAAGCGGCCGGTTCGACGCCGTCGGCGTCGGGTGCGCCCCCGGGGGACGAGGGGGCGGAACCCGCCGACGCAGAGGACGCCGAAGACCTGCTCGAGGAACTCGATATCGATGTCTGA
- a CDS encoding ArsA-related P-loop ATPase, producing the protein MKVAVSGKGGSGKTTISGTLARACASKGYEVLAIDDDENPNLSLTVGVPREQSVPPVPNDLLERVELPSGETELELSKSPEEIIEQHGTEAPEGIQLLKMGEVDHAGSGCMCRAHSTAREVLSGVVETRDEVTVMDMVAGVEHLGRGTTKDVDTLLVVVEPYYKSLETGRRTRDLAAELGIPEVNVVANKVRDDDDRAAIEEFCDNNDLTITSVVPYDDAVRRADQEGTAPYDYDPSAPAVTAVENLADDLLSAHD; encoded by the coding sequence ATGAAGGTAGCTGTCTCCGGCAAAGGTGGTTCCGGAAAAACGACGATCTCCGGGACGCTCGCGCGTGCCTGTGCATCGAAGGGGTACGAGGTACTCGCTATCGACGACGACGAGAATCCGAACCTCTCGCTGACCGTCGGCGTGCCACGCGAACAGTCGGTTCCCCCGGTCCCCAACGATCTACTCGAACGCGTCGAGTTACCGAGTGGGGAGACGGAACTGGAGCTGAGCAAATCCCCCGAGGAGATCATCGAGCAGCACGGGACGGAGGCGCCGGAGGGAATTCAACTCCTCAAGATGGGCGAGGTCGATCACGCCGGAAGCGGATGCATGTGCCGGGCCCACTCCACTGCGCGGGAAGTGCTCTCGGGGGTCGTCGAGACCCGCGACGAAGTGACCGTCATGGATATGGTCGCCGGGGTCGAGCATCTCGGACGCGGGACGACCAAGGACGTAGACACCCTGCTCGTCGTCGTCGAGCCGTATTACAAGTCGCTGGAGACGGGGCGACGTACCCGCGATCTGGCGGCGGAACTCGGTATCCCCGAGGTGAACGTCGTCGCGAACAAAGTCCGTGACGACGACGATCGGGCGGCGATCGAGGAGTTCTGCGACAACAACGACCTCACGATCACGTCGGTCGTGCCGTACGACGATGCAGTGAGACGGGCCGATCAGGAGGGGACCGCTCCATACGATTACGATCCGAGCGCGCCGGCCGTCACCGCGGTCGAAAACCTGGCCGACGACCTCCTGTCGGCACACGACTGA